The following proteins are co-located in the Bubalus bubalis isolate 160015118507 breed Murrah chromosome 23, NDDB_SH_1, whole genome shotgun sequence genome:
- the LOC102412874 gene encoding glutathione S-transferase omega-1 isoform X2 gives MRFCPYAQRTRLVLTAKGIRHEVININLKNKPEWFFKKNPSGLVPVLETSQGQLICESAITCEYLDEAYPEKKLLPGDPYEKACQKMVLESFSKVPLLISRILRTQNKEDCSGLKEELHKEITKLEEVLTDKKTTFFGGSSLSMIDYLIWPWFERLEALELNECVDHAPTLKLWMAAMKKDPTVSSLLTDVKTFQGFFNLYLQNSPEACDYGL, from the exons GCATGAAGTCATCAACATCAACCTGAAAAATAAGCCTGAGTGGTTCTTCAAGAAGAATCCCTCAGGCCTGGTGCCGGTTCTGGAAACCAGTCAGGGTCAATTGATCTGTGAATCTGCCATCACTTGTGAGTACCTGGATGAAGCATATCCAGAGAAGAAGCTGTTGCCAGGTGACCCCTATGAGAAAGCTTGCCAAAAGATGGTCTTGGAGTCCTTTTCTAAG GTACCACTTTTGATATCGAGGATTCTTAGAACACAAAATAAGGAAGACTGCTCTGGCCTAAAAGAAGAATTGCATAAAGAAATCACCAAGCTAGAGGAG GTTCTGACTGATAAGAAGACAACCTTCTTTGGTGGCAGTTCTCTTTCTATGATTGATTACCTCATCTGGCCCTGGTTTGAACGGCTGGAAGCTCTGGAGTTGAATGA GTGTGTAGACCACGCTCCAACTCTTAAGCTGTGGATGGCAGCCATGAAGAAGGATCCCACAGTATCATCTCTCCTCACTGATGTGAAGACCTTTCAAGGTTTCTTCAACCTCTACTTGCAGAACAGCCCTGAGGCTTGTGACTATGGACTCTGA